The Myroides fluvii region ACCGATTGAATATATCAAAGGAATGGATAATCAACGGATTCAACAATACAGCACTTCATTTAATACCCTTCAGCTGTATACCCACTACAAATTGACGATTCCCAACTCCGTGTATCGCATTACCAAAAGTGGTAACTACATTTTAGAAATTTACGATGAAGACAACCAAGTAGTAGTTCGACGTAAATTTGTCTTATATGAAAATAGTGTTGGCGTTGGTGCACAAGTAAAAAGACTACGCGATCTAACTTATGTTGATACCAAGCAATCCTTAGAACTTACTATTAAACTTGGAGATCATACCTATCAGAACCCAACTGCCAATATCAAAGTAGCCTTATTCCAAAATGGACGTTGGGATTCCTATATCACCAAAGTTCCCCCTCAATATACCATTGGTACGGATTTAATTTACAAATACGACAAAGAGACAAGCTTTTGGGGAGGAAATCAATTTCGCTATTTCGACAACAGTGACTTGAGACAAGCCAATAATATGATTTATTCCAATGGCAAAGAAAATGATATGTATAAAACCATACTTTATCCTATCACAGGATGGTTAGAAAAAAAATATTCTTACTACCCGGATATCAGTGGCTCATTTAGAGTGCGAAATATATATGGTAAAAACGCCACTATTGAAGCAGAATACAGTTGGGTATACTTTGAGTTCCAACCCATCTCAGAAGATAAAAACAAGGCTTACTATGTAACGGGTATGTTCAACAATTATGAATTAACACCTGAACATAGGCTTGAATATAATACACAGACGGATCGCTTTGAAAAGGCCATTCTCATCAAGCAAGGATTTACCAATTACAACATTACCACTGTTCAAAAAGGAATAGTAAGCAACGAACACAATCAAGATGGCAACCACGCCCTAACGACCAATACCTATCAAGTTTTAGTCTACTATAAAGGAAATACTGATTTATATGACCGCGTTATTGGTTTTGTAGAAACCAATGCGGAACAAATTACGTACTAGAACCCAAAAAGAAACAACATTATGGTATCAAAACAAACCAAAGGAGTAAATGTAACAGTAGTAACATTGTATGAAGGTTTTTTTCAGCGTGGCAATAGCATGCAATTTGCTTTTAGTTATGAAATCACCATCGAAAATCAGAGCGATTCTACCATTCAAATTCACTCGCGTTATTGGGAAATTTACGACTCGCTCAATACCAAAGAAATTGTAGAAGGCTTAGGGGTTGTGGGAGAACAACCCTTCATTTTACCCCAAGAGAAGTACACCTATAGCAGCGGTTGTGTATTGACGTCAACTTCAGGGGCGATGCAGGGGTATTACAACGTAATCCGAACAGATAATCAGCAAATGATCAGCATTGAGATTCCCTTTTTTAAACTGATTGCACCCTTTATTTTAAATTAGACGCTTTAAGTTAAACTACTGTAAATCGCCTATAGTTCTAGTAAAATTAATTATCTTTGTAGTTACATATTTTAATAAACCCGAAAAAAAGTACATTATGTCAAAAGGATTCTACAAAGTTCCAAGTGCTATTAATGAGCCTGTAAAATCATACGCGCCAGGAACGCAAGAGAGAGAATTGACTTTGAACTCTTTCAAAGAGCAATATAGCCAATTAGTTGATATTCCATTATATATTGGTGGAGAAGAAATCAGAACTGGAAATACAAAAGATTTATTCCCACCTTTTGATCACAAACATAAACTAGGTGTTTACCACCAAGCAGACAAAGCCTTAGTTGAAAAAGCAATTGCTACAGCTTTAGAAGCAAGAACAAAATGGGCAGCAATGCCATGGGAACACAGAGCGGCTATTTTCTTAAAAGCGGCTGAATTATTAGCAGGCCCTTACCGTGCTAAAATTAATGCGGCTACGATGATTGCTCAAGCAAAAACTCTACACCAAGCAGAGATTGATGCGGCTTGTGAATTCATCGACTTCTTGAGATTCAACGTAGAATATATGGCTCAAATTTATTCCGAGCAACCGCTATCTGTTGATGGAGTTTGGAATAGATTAGAACACCGACCATTAGAAGGTTTTGTATACGCAATTACTCCATTTAACTTTACGGCAATCTCTGGAAACTTACCGTCTTCAGTTGCAATGATGGGGAACGTTGTGGTTTGGAAACCATCTGCTACACAAATTTACTCTGCACAAGTAATTGTAGAAGTATTCAAATTAGCTGGTTTACCTGACGGTGTAATCAACGTAGTTTACGGTGATTCAGCTATGATTACAGATACCCTTTTAGCTAGTCCTGATTTTGCTGGAATTCACTTTACAGGATCAACGGGTGTATTCAACAGCATGTGGACAAAAATTGGACAAAACATCAACAACTATAAAACATACCCAAGAATTGTTGGGGAAACAGGTGGAAAAGACTATGTGTTAGCACACCCATCTTCAAATGCTAAAGAAGTGGCTGTTGCCTTAACAAGAGGAGCTTTCGAATACCAAGGACAAAAGTGTTCTGCAGCTTCAAGAGCGTATATCCCTGCTTCATTATGGCCACAAGTAAAAGACTTTATGGCTGCTGATTTAGCAACAATCAAAATGGGTTCTCCAGTAGATCCTTCTAACTTTGTTTCTTCTGTTATTTCTGAAAGTTCTTTCGACAAATTGGCGAAAGCAATTGAAGCAGCAAAAGATGCAAAAGACGCTGAGGTTGTATTGGGAGGTTCATACGATAAATCTGTAGGTTACTTTGTTCAGCCAACGGTTATCTTAACTTCTAATCCAAAATACGATACAATGGAAACAGAATTATTCGGTCCTGTTTTAACTATTTACGTATACGAGGATGCTAAATGGGCTGAAACATTGAAATTAGTAGATGAGACTTCCGCTTATGCCTTAACTGGAGCAATCTTCTCTCAATGTCGTTATGCAATCGCAGAAGCTACTGAAGCCTTAGTAAACTCGGCTGGTAACTTCTACATCAATGACAAGCCAACAGGTGCTGTTGTAGGTCAACAACCATTTGGTGGAGCAAGAGCTTCTGGTACAAACGACAAAGCAGGTTCTATCTTGAACTTATTGCGTTGGGTATCGCCAAGAACAATCAAAGAAACCTTTGTTCCTGCAAAAGATTACAAATATCCTTTCTTAGGATAATACATACAAAGGCGGTTTGTTAACCGCCTTTTTTATTTCACAATTCAGTGCTTTTTATCGGGATCGTTTGATACATTTAAAAAAACGATTAAGTAAAAATTACTTTTATATTTTGCTTTTATACTTTTTCAGCAGAAAAAGTTCCTTATTTCATTTCTAAAGTACTGGGTTATACTTATTAACAAATAAAATATAACTCATGTTTAAAAAATTACGAGACAGAAAACAACTGGTTATTAACCCACCCGTTTTTACCACCTCCATTTTTCTAATCATTTTACTTCTTGCTATCTGCCTCCTTTTTCCCAATAAAGTGGGCGATTGGTTTCATATTGGACAACTTGCAGTAACTGAAAATTTTGGTTGGTTTTTTATTCTTACCGTTAATATCATCCTCATTTTTGCCCTATTTCTCGCCTTTGGCAAGTATGGAAATATTCGTTTAGGGGGTGATGATGCTGAACCCGAATTTTCCAAACCTTCTTGGTTTGCTATGTTATTTAGTACAGGAATGGGAATCGGAATTATGTTCTTTAGTATTGGAGAACCTGTTTCTCACTTCTTTAATCCTCCTCGCGCTACTGATGGCGATACTAATACCGCAATCCAAGCGATGGAATTTACTAGTTTACACTGGGGTTTACACGCTTGGGCTATCTATGCTATTGTTGGTCTAGCCTTAGCTTTCTTCAGTTTTAACAAGAAACTACCCATGACCTTCCGCTCTTTATTATATCCTTTTTTAAAGGAAAAAATTCACGGTTGGTGGGGACATACCATTGATATCTTATCCACTTTAGCCACCGTATTCGGTCTATCCACTTCCTTGGGACTAGGGGTAACCCAAATTGCTGCCGGATTACAATACCTCTATGGTTGGGAAATATCCCCTTTAATGCAAGCGGGAATTATTATTGGCGTAATTAGTGTCGCTACAATCTCCGTTCTATCTGGATTGGACAAAGGGGTCAAACTTTTGAGTAATGTCAATATGTATTTGGCTTCTGGTTTTATGCTGCTCATTTTCATCACAGGGCCTACCCTTTTTATTCTAAAAGGATATGTACAAAATACGGGATCCTATTTGGCGAACTTTATTGATATTAGTACGTGGAATGATACCTACGGAGGTTCCGGATGGCAAAATATTTGGACGATTTTCTATTGGGCTTGGTGGATTGCTTGGTCTCCTTTTGTAGGTAGCTTTATTGCGCGAATTTCAAAAGGACGCACCATTAAAGAATTCATTTTAGGCGTTCTAATCGTACCCGGGTTAATTACCCTGCTATGGATGAATGTATTTGGAGGAAGTGCCTTACACACCATTTTAGAAGGCGATATGACGATGGTAGTCGCTGTTAAAGAAGATATTTCAACAGCTCTCTTTGTCTTTTTAGAAAACTTTCCTCTCACAAACTTTCTATCCCTAGTTGCCATCATTCTTATTTTCTTTTTCTTTATTACCTCTTCGGATTCTGGATCTTTAGTTATCGATAACATTACCTCAGGGAGTGAAGGGAATTCTCCCGTTTGGCAACGTATATTCTGGTCCTTTTTACAAGGATTTATTGCCATCGTATTACTATGGGGTGGCGGTTTAGATGCCTTACAAACCGCTGTAATTATAACCGGACTCCCCTTTGCCGTTATCCTCCTGCTCATGTGTTACAGCTTGCAAAAAGGGTTACAAGATGAATTGAATAAAAAGGCCAAACAATTGAAGTCGAAACAAGAAAAGAGTTACAAGGATATTATCTCTGATTTAATCGAAGAACAGCAAAAATAACGCATGATGGAAACAAACAAAGCACTCAATATAATAGTTGGCTTAGACCTCTCTGAGATGGATCACTATTTGATTCAATATGCCAAAATACTCGACCATATTCTAAACGTAGCACAAATCACCTTTATTCACAATTTAAAATTAGGTGAACTACCCAAAGAATTGATTGAAGAAGAACAAATAAAACTCATACAGCAAAGAATACACAAACGGATAGAAGAGCAAATTAGTGCGACTGAAATCACCTATCCATACGATATTGTGGTGACAATGGAGAACTATTCAGAAATTGCCTTTTCAACCCTTACAAAGCAAAAGAACTACGACTTACTGTTGTTGGGAAACAAGCAACAATTGACCGGAAATGGCGCTTTGGCCAACAAACTCATTCGCCTATTGCCTTCAGCTACACTTCTTGTTCCTGAAACCTTTCACGTTCCCATTGAAACAGTTATTGACGCCATCGATTTCTCTCGCTACACGAATTCAATTATGCTGTGGGCCGATCGATTCAAAAACAATTCTAAGGGACAGCGAATCAAGCATTCTGCAGTGCATATTTCCAAATCGTATTGGAGCTATCTGCCGATGATGACAGAACGGGAATTGGACAAAATTTCGCTAGAAGACATTAGAGAAAAAGAAGAAAAATGGAACCAAGCCTATGCACAATATACCGATATCGATATTGTTCCTGCTAAAAATCAGAATGTGGCTGCAGCCCTAATTCAATACGCCAAAACCAAAAAAGCAGATCTAATGATTTTAGGGGTAAAAGGATCTGCGGGTATTAAGGACATTATTTTGGGAAGTGTAGCCAATCACGTCCTTCATCGTCCTACTGATACTTGTTTGCTTTTTGTCAAACCACTTATTGGAAAGAAGTGAGAAGAAATCGGAGCGCAGTGAAAATCGAAACGCAGTGAAGATTCATCAAACACTAAACCAAATATAAAATAGGTGAGATAGATTCATCGAATACCAAAATAAATATAAACCTAATGATATAAAGAGGTTAGAAGAAAAAAAACTTCTTTAAAAAATAAAAAAAAGGCATGAATTGTAGTTGCAATCCATGCCTTTTTTTATTTTTTTGTTTGAAGATTGAATCATCTTACAGTAGAGAAACCTACCCTTATATCTCCTTTCCTCTAACTTCTATCCATAAAAAAAGATTCTAGGTCAAAAGAAAGAATTTCCTTACTTGAGAAAATTCACTCCTCTCCTCTTTCTTCTCACTTCTTTCTTCTATCCAATTTACCCTTTGTATTTCAACGGTAGATACACCACTTTTTTGGTCTCAAAAAATTCATTGTCAAAGATATTGCTCAAATCGAACTGAACGGCTTTAGGAAAATCTTGCAATTCTTCTGTTAAGTCTCCTCCTTTTAAATATAAGATACCATTTTCGAATTCGTGGTTATTTTCCTTTTTCGTTTTATGGCGAATCCACTTGACAAAATCGGGCATATTAGTAACCGCACGACTCACGATAAAGTCAAATTTTTCCTCTACGGTTTCCGCTCGTTTTTGTTCTGCTACTACATTCGTCAACCCCAAGGCTTGCACTACCTCATTAACTACACGTATTTTTTTTGCAATAATATCAATCAAATAGAATTTTGTCTCTGGAAACATAATAGCCAAGGGAATACCTGGAAAACCTCCTCCTGTTCCAACGTCCATCACACTACTTCCGGGAACAAATTCCATGACTTTGGCAACACCCAAAGAATGCAAAACATGCTTTACGTATAATTCCTGTATATCCTTTCTAGAAATAACGTTAATTTTCGCATTCCATTCATGATATACAGCTTCCAATTGTTCAAATTGTGCGATTTGTTCTGGGGTAAGATTAGGGAAATATTTTAAAATTTCTTCCATTTCAAAAGTTTTGACAAAAATAGCCTTTTTTCTCGGTAAATAAACACCCTTAACTATAGAACTCATCTTGACTTTCTCTAATTGGTTAAAAATTGCTCTTTTGAGCCTGTTTTTCGCCATTTTTTCATTCCGTAGCCCTGCTATGCAACTTAAAAATGCCTTTAATCAGACTCAAAATGGCTAATTTTCACTTCAATCAAAAAAGTCAACATGAGTTCTCAATATAAATTTATTATACTTACCTTTGGTTGATACTATTTAAATGTATTTAATACCTATGGAAACTCAAGTTCTATCAGATAGAATCAACAATCTTACAACTTCACAGACTTTAGCGATGGCCGCAAAAGCTCGCGAGCTAAAAGAACAAGGAATAGACATCATCAGCTTGAGTCTTGGTGAACCAGATTTTAATACACCTGACTTTATCAAAGAAGCAGCTATTCAAGCAATCCAGGATAACTATAGTAAATACCCTCCTGTTGAAGGATATTTAGAGTTAAGACAGGCGATTAGCAACAAATTCAAAAGAGATAACAATCTAAACTATACAGCCAACCAAATTGTCGTTTCGACAGGAGCTAAACAAGCGTTATTCAATGTAGCTCAAGCGATGATCAATCCTGGAGACGAGGTGATCATTCCCGCTCCTTTTTGGGTGAGTTATGCTGAAATCGTAAAAATTGCAGAAGGTATTCCCGTAGAAGTTTCAACAACGATCGACACCGATTTTAAAATTACGGCTCAACAGTTGGAAGAGGCAATTACACCTCAAACCAAAATGGTGTGGTTCAGTTCACCTTGTAACCCAAGTGGATCTGTTTACAGCAAAACAGAATTGGAAGCTATTGCTGCTGTACTAGAAAAACACCCCGCTATTTACATCCTTTCAGATGAAATTTACGAACACATCATTTTTGACAGTGCTTATTGCAGTATTGGTTCAATTGGCAATCTAATTGAGCGTACCATTACAGTAAACGGAATTTCGAAAGCCTTTGCTATGACAGGATACCGTATCGGTTATATCGGTGCCCCAGAATTCATTGCAAAAGCTTGTGCTAAAATGCAAGGACAGGTAACTTCGGGTGCCAATACAATTGCACAACGCGCAACGATCACAGCCGTTAACGCAGATCCAAGTGTATTAAAAGACATGGTAAGCGCCTTCAAAAATAGAAGAGATATAGTAGTAAACTTATTGAGAGAAATCCCAGGAGTAAAAGTAAATGTACCAGATGGTGCGTTCTACCTATTCCCAGATGTATCTGCTTTCTTTGGAAAAACGCTACAAGGAGTAACCATTAACAACGCAAACGATTTATCGATGTATTTATTAGATAAAGCCTATGTTGCAACCGTTACAGGTGATGCCTTTGGAAATCCAAATTGTATCCGCCTTTCTTATGCAACAAGCGAAGATCAATTGACAGAAGCACTAAAGCGAATGAAAGAGGCTTTGAAATAGAACTCATCAACAAAAAATATACATAAGCGCTTAATACTCTCGTATTAGCGCTTTTTTTTTGTAAAAATAAAAACCGTATCTTTAAAAGATAAACCGATTGTTGTGGATATACTATTAGAAAGCATTGCGAAGCATGTAACCTTGACAGAAGTAGAGCAAAAAATTGTATTGGATTCCTTTGAATCCCATCGTTATAGTGCCAAAGAAAAAACCCTAATCGAAGGGGAAATTTGCTATAATTCTACTTTTGTAATCTCAGGAATATTGAGAAACTACTTTGTTGATGATCAGATCGTCGAGCATACCGTTAGTTTTGCTACTAATGGATGGTGGATTGCCGATATGTACAGCTTTTTATCTCAAAAACCGGGAAAATCCTATATTGAGGTAGTTGAAGATGCTATGGTCTTAACTATGACTCGTACTCAACAGCTCAATCTCTTTGACCAAGTTCCAAAAATGGAACGTTATTTCCGCATCCTTATTGAACGATCACTAATCGCCAATCAACAACGCTTGATGGATAACCTTTCACTAACCGCTGAAGAGCGTTATGAGCGCTTCTGCGAGCGTTTCCCGGATATTAAACACTGTTTACCACAAAAGCAAATTGCGTCCTATTTAGGGATTACCCCTGAATTTTTTAGCAAATTAAAAAAGCGAATCCTAACCGCGAAATAGAGGTTGGTTATTGTTCGTTGTTTGTTGTTTGTTGTTCGTGACAATCGACAATCAACAATCGACAATCAACCACACCTCCTCACACCTCCTCACCATTTCTTAACCTACATTAAGCAACTAACCCATTGATTGTCTGTATCTTTGTATAACAAAAATCGATACAGCTATGGATAATTTTATTTTATACCCCGCAGATACAAGAGGATTTGCCGACCACGGTTGGTTGAAATCACACCACACGTTTAGCTTTGCTAACTATAGAAACAATGACCGTGTACACTTCGGTGTTTTACGTGTTCTCAATGATGATTATGTAGCACCAGGCATGGGATTTGGAACTCATCCCCATGAAAATATGGAGATTATCTCAATTCCGTTGAAAGGAAGTCTAGCACATCAAGATAGCATGGGACATGGACAGACGATTAACGTCAATGAAATTCAGGTGATGAGTGCAGGTACAGGGGTTCAACACAGTGAGTTTAACCCTAGTGAAACAGAAGCGAGTGAATTCTTGCAAATTTGGGTATTTCCCAATAAACTTCACGTCACACCGCGCTATCAACAATTGCCCTTAGACGTGGCGAATAGAAAAAACAATTGGGATCAGATTCTATCTCCTAATCCTGAGGATGCAGGAGCGTGGATTCACCAAAATGCCTGGTTTCATTTAGCAAACTTGGATCAAAATAAAGGACTAAACTACGAGCTGAAAGATAAAACCAACGGAATTTATCTCTTTGTATTAGAAGGGAGCATCACAGCGAACAACCAAACATTAAATCGCAGAGATGCCATCGGAATTTGGGATATTGATTCCCTTCAAGTACAAGCAACGGCTGATGCACAACTATTATTAATGGAGATTCCGATGGAATTGCCAAGTTACTTACAATAATTACAAACAGTAAAAAAATAAAAAAAATGGAAACTAAAATTTGGAACATTGACACTACACACACTTCAATTGGCTTTAAAATTAAACACATGATGTTTACCAATGTAAGAGGAAATTTCACCGATTATCAAGCAACAATCAACCTAGTAAATGATAATTTAGAAGAAAGCACACTACAATTTGAGGCTCAAACAGCTTCAATTGACACAAACAATACAGATCGTGACAACCACTTAAAAAGTGCTGATTTCTTTGATGCAGAACAATACCCTACTGTAACTTTTACCTCAACTAAAATTGAGAAAAAAGGAGAAGCCCATTATGTAGTAGAAGGTACTTTAACCATGCACGGTGTAAGTAAAACTGTAAAATTAAATGCAGAATACAGCGGTATCATTCAAGATCCATGGGGAAATGCTAAAATTGCTTTAGCCCTAAATGGTAAAGTGAATAGAAAAGACTGGAATTTAAACTGGAACACCACACTAGAAACAGGTGGTTTATTAGTAAGCGAAGAAGTTAATTTTGATATAGAAACACAATTTGTATTAGCTTAATTGATACGCCATAAACGGCAAAATCTAAGCAACTATCAATAAACGAAAAAAGGGCAAGTTTAAATTAAACTTGCCCTTTTTTTGTTTATTTTATTCTGATAACAGATAACTGATAACTATTTACCCTTGTTGTAAGCTGCGAACTTCATCATCCGTTAAAAATCTCCAGCTTCCTCTTGGTAGATTCCACTTGGTAATATTTCCGTACATGACGCGATCTACTTTCAATACATTATAGTCCATTGATTCAAATAAAGCACGTACTAATTTTACGTTAGACGCTTTTAATTTAATTCCGATTTCAGTCTTCGGTTGATTCTCAACATAAGCGACATCTTCCACAAATACGCGTTTCTCATCAATGTAGATTCCCTTTTGTACACGTTCTAAATCTTCGTATTTTAAGTTTCTATCCAATGATACTTGATACATTTTAGAAGAGCGTTGTTCAGGTGAACTTAGTTTTTGAATTAAACTCGTATCATTGGTAAAAATCATCAATCCCAATGTACTCTTATCCATACGACCTACAGGAGCTACTGCTGACTTAGTTGCATTTTTAATCAAGCTCAATACATTCTCTTGACTAATAACATCTTCATTGATGGTAGAGAATCCTTTGGGCTTATTTAACAAGATATATACCTTTTTCTCTGGTATTAATACCATACCGTCAAAGTTTACTACATCCGTTATATTTACTTTGTGTCCTAATTCCGTTACTACTTCTCCGTTCACTTTTACGTTACCCGAAGTAATATATAAATCTGCGTCTCTTCTAGAACATACTCCAGAATTACTAATATACTTGTTTAAGCGCATTACTCCATTATCTTCTTTTGGAGCTGATGC contains the following coding sequences:
- the rsmG gene encoding 16S rRNA (guanine(527)-N(7))-methyltransferase RsmG; translated protein: MEEILKYFPNLTPEQIAQFEQLEAVYHEWNAKINVISRKDIQELYVKHVLHSLGVAKVMEFVPGSSVMDVGTGGGFPGIPLAIMFPETKFYLIDIIAKKIRVVNEVVQALGLTNVVAEQKRAETVEEKFDFIVSRAVTNMPDFVKWIRHKTKKENNHEFENGILYLKGGDLTEELQDFPKAVQFDLSNIFDNEFFETKKVVYLPLKYKG
- a CDS encoding type IX secretion system plug protein; amino-acid sequence: MLNLRWLFIFFLCTLFAHAQQTQDYTANYIKMAAFMANDKATTPFFPLQDGFTLEFDDLYGDEGNYYYRVLAYNYDWTPAQLRPIEYIKGMDNQRIQQYSTSFNTLQLYTHYKLTIPNSVYRITKSGNYILEIYDEDNQVVVRRKFVLYENSVGVGAQVKRLRDLTYVDTKQSLELTIKLGDHTYQNPTANIKVALFQNGRWDSYITKVPPQYTIGTDLIYKYDKETSFWGGNQFRYFDNSDLRQANNMIYSNGKENDMYKTILYPITGWLEKKYSYYPDISGSFRVRNIYGKNATIEAEYSWVYFEFQPISEDKNKAYYVTGMFNNYELTPEHRLEYNTQTDRFEKAILIKQGFTNYNITTVQKGIVSNEHNQDGNHALTTNTYQVLVYYKGNTDLYDRVIGFVETNAEQITY
- the pruA gene encoding L-glutamate gamma-semialdehyde dehydrogenase, whose product is MSKGFYKVPSAINEPVKSYAPGTQERELTLNSFKEQYSQLVDIPLYIGGEEIRTGNTKDLFPPFDHKHKLGVYHQADKALVEKAIATALEARTKWAAMPWEHRAAIFLKAAELLAGPYRAKINAATMIAQAKTLHQAEIDAACEFIDFLRFNVEYMAQIYSEQPLSVDGVWNRLEHRPLEGFVYAITPFNFTAISGNLPSSVAMMGNVVVWKPSATQIYSAQVIVEVFKLAGLPDGVINVVYGDSAMITDTLLASPDFAGIHFTGSTGVFNSMWTKIGQNINNYKTYPRIVGETGGKDYVLAHPSSNAKEVAVALTRGAFEYQGQKCSAASRAYIPASLWPQVKDFMAADLATIKMGSPVDPSNFVSSVISESSFDKLAKAIEAAKDAKDAEVVLGGSYDKSVGYFVQPTVILTSNPKYDTMETELFGPVLTIYVYEDAKWAETLKLVDETSAYALTGAIFSQCRYAIAEATEALVNSAGNFYINDKPTGAVVGQQPFGGARASGTNDKAGSILNLLRWVSPRTIKETFVPAKDYKYPFLG
- a CDS encoding pirin family protein, whose amino-acid sequence is MDNFILYPADTRGFADHGWLKSHHTFSFANYRNNDRVHFGVLRVLNDDYVAPGMGFGTHPHENMEIISIPLKGSLAHQDSMGHGQTINVNEIQVMSAGTGVQHSEFNPSETEASEFLQIWVFPNKLHVTPRYQQLPLDVANRKNNWDQILSPNPEDAGAWIHQNAWFHLANLDQNKGLNYELKDKTNGIYLFVLEGSITANNQTLNRRDAIGIWDIDSLQVQATADAQLLLMEIPMELPSYLQ
- a CDS encoding universal stress protein; translation: MMETNKALNIIVGLDLSEMDHYLIQYAKILDHILNVAQITFIHNLKLGELPKELIEEEQIKLIQQRIHKRIEEQISATEITYPYDIVVTMENYSEIAFSTLTKQKNYDLLLLGNKQQLTGNGALANKLIRLLPSATLLVPETFHVPIETVIDAIDFSRYTNSIMLWADRFKNNSKGQRIKHSAVHISKSYWSYLPMMTERELDKISLEDIREKEEKWNQAYAQYTDIDIVPAKNQNVAAALIQYAKTKKADLMILGVKGSAGIKDIILGSVANHVLHRPTDTCLLFVKPLIGKK
- a CDS encoding BCCT family transporter, whose product is MFKKLRDRKQLVINPPVFTTSIFLIILLLAICLLFPNKVGDWFHIGQLAVTENFGWFFILTVNIILIFALFLAFGKYGNIRLGGDDAEPEFSKPSWFAMLFSTGMGIGIMFFSIGEPVSHFFNPPRATDGDTNTAIQAMEFTSLHWGLHAWAIYAIVGLALAFFSFNKKLPMTFRSLLYPFLKEKIHGWWGHTIDILSTLATVFGLSTSLGLGVTQIAAGLQYLYGWEISPLMQAGIIIGVISVATISVLSGLDKGVKLLSNVNMYLASGFMLLIFITGPTLFILKGYVQNTGSYLANFIDISTWNDTYGGSGWQNIWTIFYWAWWIAWSPFVGSFIARISKGRTIKEFILGVLIVPGLITLLWMNVFGGSALHTILEGDMTMVVAVKEDISTALFVFLENFPLTNFLSLVAIILIFFFFITSSDSGSLVIDNITSGSEGNSPVWQRIFWSFLQGFIAIVLLWGGGLDALQTAVIITGLPFAVILLLMCYSLQKGLQDELNKKAKQLKSKQEKSYKDIISDLIEEQQK
- a CDS encoding pyridoxal phosphate-dependent aminotransferase — protein: METQVLSDRINNLTTSQTLAMAAKARELKEQGIDIISLSLGEPDFNTPDFIKEAAIQAIQDNYSKYPPVEGYLELRQAISNKFKRDNNLNYTANQIVVSTGAKQALFNVAQAMINPGDEVIIPAPFWVSYAEIVKIAEGIPVEVSTTIDTDFKITAQQLEEAITPQTKMVWFSSPCNPSGSVYSKTELEAIAAVLEKHPAIYILSDEIYEHIIFDSAYCSIGSIGNLIERTITVNGISKAFAMTGYRIGYIGAPEFIAKACAKMQGQVTSGANTIAQRATITAVNADPSVLKDMVSAFKNRRDIVVNLLREIPGVKVNVPDGAFYLFPDVSAFFGKTLQGVTINNANDLSMYLLDKAYVATVTGDAFGNPNCIRLSYATSEDQLTEALKRMKEALK
- the apaG gene encoding Co2+/Mg2+ efflux protein ApaG, encoding MVSKQTKGVNVTVVTLYEGFFQRGNSMQFAFSYEITIENQSDSTIQIHSRYWEIYDSLNTKEIVEGLGVVGEQPFILPQEKYTYSSGCVLTSTSGAMQGYYNVIRTDNQQMISIEIPFFKLIAPFILN
- a CDS encoding Crp/Fnr family transcriptional regulator produces the protein MDILLESIAKHVTLTEVEQKIVLDSFESHRYSAKEKTLIEGEICYNSTFVISGILRNYFVDDQIVEHTVSFATNGWWIADMYSFLSQKPGKSYIEVVEDAMVLTMTRTQQLNLFDQVPKMERYFRILIERSLIANQQRLMDNLSLTAEERYERFCERFPDIKHCLPQKQIASYLGITPEFFSKLKKRILTAK
- a CDS encoding YceI family protein, with the protein product METKIWNIDTTHTSIGFKIKHMMFTNVRGNFTDYQATINLVNDNLEESTLQFEAQTASIDTNNTDRDNHLKSADFFDAEQYPTVTFTSTKIEKKGEAHYVVEGTLTMHGVSKTVKLNAEYSGIIQDPWGNAKIALALNGKVNRKDWNLNWNTTLETGGLLVSEEVNFDIETQFVLA
- a CDS encoding pseudouridine synthase is translated as MNNGKSGSRKPQSNRSGKPKAGGPKAGKSKAGGSKVGGAKPFQKRASQGQGAQKPNPSARTFDKKPKVASAPKEDNGVMRLNKYISNSGVCSRRDADLYITSGNVKVNGEVVTELGHKVNITDVVNFDGMVLIPEKKVYILLNKPKGFSTINEDVISQENVLSLIKNATKSAVAPVGRMDKSTLGLMIFTNDTSLIQKLSSPEQRSSKMYQVSLDRNLKYEDLERVQKGIYIDEKRVFVEDVAYVENQPKTEIGIKLKASNVKLVRALFESMDYNVLKVDRVMYGNITKWNLPRGSWRFLTDDEVRSLQQG